Within the Verrucomicrobiota bacterium genome, the region ATAATCCTCGGGCGTTTCCATCGGTGGCAGATGCCCGGCGATGAATTTTTCCAGCACGGCTTCCGGATGGTTGGCGGGAACCCGTTTGCCCGTTACACGATGCACATGGCCGGTGACCATCTCCGCCGGTAGCTCATACCATGTGGTGCCATGCTGTTCATGCAGATGCACCAAGATGGCGTGCAGGATCGGGGCCGCACCGGTGACGCCGCTGACGTGTTCCATGGGGGTGCCGTCGAAATTCCCCACCCACACTCCCACGGTAAATTCCGGGGTGTAACCAAACGCCCAGTTGTCGCGAAAATCGGAACTGGTGCCGGTTTTGCAGGCGACCGGAAACGGAAAGCGCAGGCTGGAATATAAGTCAAAGGCCATGGCGCGCGCAAAATTGTCGCTCAAAATATCCGCAATCAGCCAGGCGGCGTTGGCATCAAATACTCGGGAAGCACCCGCCCCCGGCTGATCAAAAAATGAATAGGGCTTATACGCACCCAACCGCGCGAGGCAGGCAAACGCGTTGGCAAGTTCCAAGAGCCGCGCCTCGGCGTTGCCAATGGTTAGACCCAAGCCGTAAAATTCGGGCGAGTTGGTCAAGGTGGTAAGTCCGCACCGACGCAACCGCTGCTGGAGCGGTACCGGGCCGCCCAATTCGTTAAGCACGCGCACCGCGGGGATGTTCAGGGAGTTCGCCAGTGCCAGACGATAACGGAGCGGGCCGAAGCATTGCCGATTATAATTAACCGGAGCGAACAGCCCAGTGGGGGTGGTAAATTCAGTGGGGATATCCGCCACCATGCTGGCCGGGGTTGCGCCGCGTTCCAACGCCAACAGGTACGTGAACGGTTTGAAGGTGCTGCCAGCGGATCGCGGTGCCCACGCGCCATTCACCTGCCCTTCCCGATCCGCAAAATAATCCTCCGATCCCACCAATGCCAGGACTTCGCCGGTGCGGTTGTCCAACACCACCGCTGCCCCATTCCGCGCCTGTTGCCGGTTCAATAGCTTTAGCCGGTCCTGCACCGTTTTTTCCACCAAACGGTTCAGGTCCAAGTCCAGGCTGGTACGCACGACCGTGCCGTGCCGAAGGCGGCCTTCCGGAACCTGTTGCAGCAGCAGGTCCACAAAATGCGGCGCTTGGAAAACGCGCCGGGGCGCTGCCAGCCGCAACGGTTCTCGGGCGGCGCGTGCCGAAGTCGTGGCGGTCAGCCAGCCTTCCGCTTCCATCCGGGTGAGAATCCATTGCTGCCGCTTGCGCGTGGCAGCGAAACGCAGGTACGGATTCAACCGCGTGGGTGCCTGTGGAATAGCTGCGAGCAAGGCGGACTCCGCCAGACTCAAATCCGCCGGCGGCTTGTTGAAATAATAGTGGGCGGCGGCAGCAATGCCGGTACGCCGGTTGCCGTAATCGAGACGGTTCAAATATTCGGCGAGGATTTGTTCCTTGGTCCAGACCTGTTCCAGCCGCAGGGCTTGCAGCGACTCAATGATTTTTGAGCGCACCGTGCGCGGGCGCGGTTGGGCCAGCTTGATCGTCTGCTGTGTGATCGTGGACGCGCCGGAAACCACGTGCCCGTTTTTGACCAGTCCCCACACGGCCCGCCCGAGCGCATAAACATCCACCCCGGAATGTTCCCAAAACCGTTTATCCTCCGCCGCCAACGTGGCCTCCACGAGCGATGGCGCGATGGCTCCCAGCGCCACCCGTTGACCCAACAGGCCATGCTCGCCAAATTGCTGGCGCAGCGTGACCCCATGGCGGTCCACCAATTCAACCTCGGGCGCCGCCGGTTGAAACAGCGCCGCCGGTAACGGCACCAACCGCAACGCAAATGAAAACCCACCGATGCCGGCCAGACAGATCAGGAGCATCCCCAAACCGAACTTCAACCATCGGCGCCGAAAACCAGGAGCGGCACTTGTAATGCGGGCTTGGCTCATGATGGGTCGCCCCAGTTAAATCCGAAATTCGAACCCCGAATACCGAAAGAATGCCGAAGCCCAAATACCGAAAGAATACCGAAAACCGAAGCCCGCATCTGGCGCTGTTGGGCGATACCTGCAACATCGGAACGTCCAGCTAGAGAGTCAAAACAACCGCATTCGGATTTCGAATTTCGGATTTCTTTCGGCTTTCGAATTTCGGGCTTCGGACTTATCATTTGCCTTCCTGTCCCAGCGCCTCAAATCCCACCACCGCATTCCCCTCAAACGCGCAACGCGCCAGCACCGGTGCGCGGCCTTTTTTGATCTGGCGATACGCCTCCGGCAACGCGCGTTTGGATACCGTGCAATCCCCCAAGCCGGCGGCGCGACACAGAAATACCAGCGCCTCGTGTTTCGACACGCGCGGCGTGCCGAGCAAACGGGTGGCACCGGCCGGCCAGGCGGGCGCGGGGCGCTGATCCAGCACCAGGTAACTTAAAGGCAGGCTGCTCAAATCAATGCCAACCAGGTTGGCAAACTTCGCCCAAGGACCACCCGTATAGACTTCCGGCGGCGGCGACGCAAAGTGATGACACCAATGGCGCGCGTTGGCCGGGTCCAATAATCCGCACGCGCCTGAATGCGTGCATGGGGCAACAATCTGAAATTGGGTTCGCAGCCGTTCCCGCACGCCCACCAGCGCCGCGCTGGCTTCGTAGGTGCCCGGCTCAATCCAGATCATCGCGGCAAACGACGAAGCAATTTGCAACAACCGGACAGCCTGCTCGGGTGCCAACTCATTCAGCACATGACTGACCAGCAGTGTTCCATGCGGGGAGGTGCCGCCCGTGCCCAAGGTCACTTCCAACCCCGGATACTTTTCCCGCGCCCGCCGGGCGGCATACTGCACCGCCAAAGGCGAGCGGTCATACAGGCATAATTCAGAGATGCCTTGCGTGCCGAAATGATCCAAAAACGCGCGTCCGGCAATGCCACTGCCGCAACCCCAATCCAGCACGCCACCGGGCGGCGGGGTCCAACCCAAACGCGGCAATTCCGCAAGCACATGATCCCACTTCCAGCCGATGCGTTGGGCAAACGTCTGGTCGTAGCTCGCCAGGTCCCGTTCATCCATCCAGTAATCCGCGGCCCCGGCGGTATGGTTTAAAAATGCGCTACGCAATCGCTCCAGCGCCTTCCAATCAATGGTGTCCAAATTCATGGCCAGATAAAATTAGATGAGTTACGAGCCACCAACCGGATCGGCAGCCATCAAGAGCGCATGACGCTTCTCCTTGGCTTGCCGGCCCAATTGCCGCGCCGCCTCATAAAACGCCGCAAAATCTCCCCGCTGCTGCCGGAAGACTCGCCGCAAACCGGGCACCAGCCGATGATACGTGTCGTCATTGGCCAGCTTCGCGTTATTAAACGGACTGTTCATCCAGCGATCAAAGGGACGCAGCGCCTCGGATTGAGCCCGCAGAACCTGGTAGCGCTCGCGGATGTGTCCAAGAATTTCCGCCTTGCGCTGCCGCAAACTCACCAACTCATCCGGCGTGGCCTGCCCCTTGACGGCCCGCAGGGGAGCGTCCTGCGCATACAACCCTTTCAACTCCTCCCGGGTTTGATGCAACAATTGGCGGCATTGTGTCTCCCGCTGGAGGGATTGTTCGTACTGCTCCAAAACCGGTTCCTGATGCGTAGCCTTAAGCCAGCACCGTACCCCCTCCTCCTCCACCACCGTGGCAAACGCCTCATCAAAA harbors:
- the pbpC gene encoding penicillin-binding protein 1C — encoded protein: MLLICLAGIGGFSFALRLVPLPAALFQPAAPEVELVDRHGVTLRQQFGEHGLLGQRVALGAIAPSLVEATLAAEDKRFWEHSGVDVYALGRAVWGLVKNGHVVSGASTITQQTIKLAQPRPRTVRSKIIESLQALRLEQVWTKEQILAEYLNRLDYGNRRTGIAAAAHYYFNKPPADLSLAESALLAAIPQAPTRLNPYLRFAATRKRQQWILTRMEAEGWLTATTSARAAREPLRLAAPRRVFQAPHFVDLLLQQVPEGRLRHGTVVRTSLDLDLNRLVEKTVQDRLKLLNRQQARNGAAVVLDNRTGEVLALVGSEDYFADREGQVNGAWAPRSAGSTFKPFTYLLALERGATPASMVADIPTEFTTPTGLFAPVNYNRQCFGPLRYRLALANSLNIPAVRVLNELGGPVPLQQRLRRCGLTTLTNSPEFYGLGLTIGNAEARLLELANAFACLARLGAYKPYSFFDQPGAGASRVFDANAAWLIADILSDNFARAMAFDLYSSLRFPFPVACKTGTSSDFRDNWAFGYTPEFTVGVWVGNFDGTPMEHVSGVTGAAPILHAILVHLHEQHGTTWYELPAEMVTGHVHRVTGKRVPANHPEAVLEKFIAGHLPPMETPEDYDSAGRIRLPVEYREWLAGGENWLGDRAVGDGRPKAESRKPKAEHGGGSETGTLRLISPLPGTVIFLDPDLPGSGNRLRLKAEGQGSLSWHSSTLPCETDELGTTARLSEGRHEITVRDQTGATATTWITVKSL
- a CDS encoding small ribosomal subunit Rsm22 family protein, with protein sequence MNLDTIDWKALERLRSAFLNHTAGAADYWMDERDLASYDQTFAQRIGWKWDHVLAELPRLGWTPPPGGVLDWGCGSGIAGRAFLDHFGTQGISELCLYDRSPLAVQYAARRAREKYPGLEVTLGTGGTSPHGTLLVSHVLNELAPEQAVRLLQIASSFAAMIWIEPGTYEASAALVGVRERLRTQFQIVAPCTHSGACGLLDPANARHWCHHFASPPPEVYTGGPWAKFANLVGIDLSSLPLSYLVLDQRPAPAWPAGATRLLGTPRVSKHEALVFLCRAAGLGDCTVSKRALPEAYRQIKKGRAPVLARCAFEGNAVVGFEALGQEGK